The following proteins are co-located in the Candidatus Poribacteria bacterium genome:
- a CDS encoding ABC transporter permease subunit: MLFTLIRRELLDNLMTFRFAAAVFITLLLVVANTVVLLKDYEQRLTAYNTATQESYRELREEKTYSYYLGGLVAHRSPNPLSIFNLGLDKRVGNKVNVYHGFVPTIWDARKHGANNPFLNLFTSIDIALVFQGVLSLLALIFAYDALAGERERGTLRLVLTHPIRRGSILFAKYISAMLCLLAPLLISLLLSIILLTTSTAIFLNTDDFLRIGGIVLTSLLYLSLFYLIGMCISAMTRRTSTALMLCMFVWGFLVLVYPNLILTAVETTPQPETQTSAYHQIKQMWEEWERERKQFLRNDPVLGPLSRNGESGAFDLKGVEYSFSPREDKPAILLYFHQTGFYAGKIGAESEPQVPLVQNYYRFYNRETVNTVQRTWLVRKPALEAIYIQPANLGRTLLKFSPVGLYDAATEAWAGTDLAGIQDFFYAVQRYRQAVLDYFYDEKIFESRQWFAADQGTADWDALPQFSFQKSGIDINAKRALPDLFFLLMINLILFTIIFLIFVRSEV, from the coding sequence ATGCTATTCACACTTATCCGTCGAGAACTCCTCGACAATCTGATGACATTTCGATTTGCCGCAGCTGTTTTCATTACACTCTTGCTTGTCGTTGCGAATACCGTTGTACTCCTCAAGGACTATGAACAGCGACTGACGGCTTACAATACGGCTACTCAGGAAAGTTACCGGGAATTACGCGAGGAGAAAACCTATTCGTATTACCTTGGAGGGTTAGTTGCTCATCGTTCCCCGAACCCATTGAGCATTTTCAATTTGGGATTAGACAAGCGGGTAGGTAACAAAGTTAATGTATACCACGGGTTTGTGCCAACTATTTGGGATGCAAGGAAGCACGGGGCGAATAACCCGTTTCTCAACCTCTTCACTTCAATTGACATCGCGCTTGTTTTTCAAGGGGTCCTAAGTCTGCTCGCCCTGATTTTCGCTTACGATGCGCTCGCTGGTGAACGGGAACGCGGCACCTTACGCCTCGTGCTGACGCACCCCATCCGACGCGGGTCCATCCTATTTGCCAAGTACATCAGCGCGATGCTCTGTCTACTTGCGCCTTTACTAATCAGCCTTCTCCTGTCGATTATCTTGCTGACGACATCGACTGCGATTTTCTTGAATACGGATGATTTCCTTCGCATCGGTGGGATTGTCCTCACATCACTCCTTTATCTATCGCTGTTCTACCTCATCGGTATGTGCATCTCCGCGATGACGCGTCGAACCAGTACCGCACTCATGCTTTGCATGTTTGTCTGGGGATTCTTAGTCCTCGTGTATCCAAACCTGATTCTTACCGCTGTTGAAACCACCCCGCAACCGGAGACGCAAACCTCCGCCTATCATCAAATCAAACAGATGTGGGAAGAATGGGAGAGAGAACGCAAGCAGTTTCTACGCAATGATCCCGTCTTAGGTCCCTTATCGCGTAACGGCGAAAGTGGGGCATTTGACCTCAAGGGCGTTGAATACTCCTTCAGTCCGCGTGAAGACAAACCGGCAATATTACTCTATTTCCACCAAACCGGATTCTACGCCGGAAAAATTGGAGCAGAATCTGAGCCACAGGTCCCACTTGTACAGAATTATTACCGCTTCTACAATAGAGAGACTGTTAATACCGTCCAACGCACGTGGCTTGTTCGTAAACCCGCCTTAGAGGCCATCTATATCCAACCCGCAAATCTCGGTCGCACCTTACTGAAATTTTCACCCGTCGGGTTGTATGACGCGGCAACGGAAGCCTGGGCAGGCACCGATTTAGCGGGTATTCAAGACTTTTTCTACGCTGTTCAACGTTACCGACAAGCAGTCCTTGACTATTTCTATGACGAAAAGATATTTGAATCACGACAATGGTTTGCTGCCGATCAAGGCACGGCTGACTGGGACGCACTCCCGCAGTTTTCCTTTCAGAAGAGTGGTATAGACATCAATGCAAAGCGAGCGTTACCGGATTTATTCTTCCTATTGATGATTAACTTAATCCTGTTCACAATTATATTTTTGATTTTCGTCAGGAGTGAGGTGTAG
- a CDS encoding ABC transporter permease subunit — MIWHIAKRELYDNLNSLRFALATVLLFGLMLTNAIVHLREHPVRIQKYHDAVTESLNRLRARTDLYEIAQWGPGNLYKKPSPLHFCAEGGDIFLSDRVNGEFVFWTTDDLRGFWQLLYLPATLNSKNIRPDTIKVDWGFVIGYVLSLIAILFTFDSISGERERGTLRLMLANSVPRHTVLLGKFLGALISISVPFTLSVLMNLLVISTSNDVQLSTEAWSRLGIIFSIALLYLCLFLALGLLVSSRVQQNAASLVTLLLMWVTFVVFMPSTLASIASGFSTPMTYDEFFERRNQLHNELKDTYETRLQNTDELSAKKIQLGGEYVTDEAAQRERLSHEHLNQEHAQIQLARSVTRISPVAIVQHLLEAFAGTGFERHRQFVENVQRYAREYREFVGDMDRADPDSPHIIGVREGMSQKPINPEAIPKFEDTLSLSRDFNTAAVDLLLLVLFFLVFFSGAYLAFVRVEV; from the coding sequence ATGATTTGGCATATCGCAAAACGCGAACTCTACGACAATCTCAATAGCCTCCGCTTTGCTTTGGCAACAGTGTTGCTTTTCGGTTTGATGCTGACCAATGCTATTGTGCATCTCCGGGAACATCCTGTGCGGATACAGAAATATCATGATGCCGTCACAGAATCGCTGAACCGCTTAAGGGCTCGAACAGATTTATATGAAATTGCGCAATGGGGTCCCGGAAATCTTTACAAAAAGCCGTCTCCACTCCATTTCTGTGCAGAGGGGGGCGATATTTTTTTGTCAGATAGAGTCAATGGCGAATTTGTCTTTTGGACCACCGATGACTTAAGGGGTTTCTGGCAGCTGTTATATCTACCCGCGACGCTCAATTCAAAAAATATTCGTCCAGACACTATCAAAGTAGATTGGGGGTTTGTGATTGGGTACGTTTTGAGCCTCATCGCGATCTTGTTCACCTTTGATTCGATCTCCGGTGAACGTGAACGCGGCACACTGCGTTTGATGTTAGCTAACTCGGTCCCACGTCATACTGTGCTACTTGGCAAGTTTTTAGGCGCCTTGATAAGTATTAGCGTCCCGTTTACGCTTTCTGTGTTGATGAACCTGTTAGTAATTTCCACGTCTAACGATGTCCAACTCAGCACCGAAGCGTGGAGCCGTTTAGGTATTATTTTTTCTATCGCGCTTCTGTACCTGTGTCTATTTCTTGCGTTAGGTCTGTTAGTATCGTCGCGTGTACAGCAAAACGCGGCGAGTCTTGTGACACTCCTGTTGATGTGGGTAACTTTTGTCGTTTTTATGCCGAGTACGCTCGCCTCCATTGCCAGCGGATTTTCAACACCGATGACTTATGATGAATTCTTTGAACGCCGGAATCAACTTCATAATGAACTCAAAGACACCTACGAGACTCGTTTGCAAAACACAGATGAGTTGTCAGCGAAAAAAATACAGTTAGGAGGCGAGTATGTCACTGACGAAGCAGCACAGCGGGAACGTTTGAGCCACGAACACTTAAACCAGGAACATGCTCAAATCCAACTGGCGCGTTCCGTCACCCGCATTTCGCCCGTTGCGATTGTCCAACACCTTCTTGAAGCGTTTGCTGGAACGGGGTTTGAACGGCACCGACAATTCGTGGAGAACGTGCAACGCTACGCCCGCGAATACCGAGAATTCGTCGGAGATATGGATAGGGCAGACCCCGACAGCCCTCATATCATTGGTGTCCGTGAAGGAATGTCACAGAAACCTATCAATCCAGAGGCAATACCGAAATTTGAAGATACACTCAGCCTCAGTCGCGATTTCAATACTGCGGCAGTGGATTTATTACTATTGGTTCTATTTTTCCTTGTTTTTTTCTCAGGCGCGTATCTCGCCTTTGTGCGCGTTGAGGTATAA